The stretch of DNA GCAGACGGATCGACACAAATCAAGATACACTAGGTTTacatcaatgtgtgtgtgtgtgtgtgtgtgtgtgtgtgtgtgcgcgcgtgtgtgtgtgtgtgtgtgtgtgtgtgtgtgtgtgtgtgcgtgtgcgtgtgtgtgcgtgtgtgtgcgtgtgtgtgtgtgcgtgtccgtgtgtgtgtgtgcgtgtgtgtgcgtgtgtgtgcgtgtgtgtgtgtgtgtgcgtgtgtgtgtgtgcgtgtgtgtgtgtgcgtgtgtgtgtgcgtgtgtgcgtgtgtgtgtgcgtgtgtgtgcgtgtgtgtgtgcgtgtgtgtgtgcgtgtgtgtggtgtattAGCTCAGCAGTTCGAGGTAGGTGACGGGGACTTTGCCCTTTTCGTTTCCCCGTTCTCCAATCAACCAATCAGGATCCATTCCAGGTACGGTGTAAACGCTGATGAGCTgcaggaaagacaaaaaaacaagaacacaaggatgttttaaaaaaaaccatttggtTCAGTTTACGAATAtctaaactttttatttttactttttcaaagaCATCTTATAGAAAATCCCCCTTAATTCCTGAGGTTGTTTctaaaacaaaagggaaaaggaaagtgaTGCAACGCATCAGGTGGTGACATTAGCATCaactccctgtgtgtgtgtgtgtgtgtgtgtgtgtgtgtgtgtgtgtgtgtgtgtgtgtgtgtcatttcgtctccacttcctctgttCAGTGTTggttttaatttagttttcagtttagtttttgattttggtttagtttttctaatacattttcattttaaggaATTGTCTCGTTGTACtttgaatctctgtggtggtagtttgaatctctgtggttgtagtttgaatctctgtggtggtagtttgaatctctgtggtggtagtttgaatctctgtggttgaagtttgaatctctgtggttgaagtttgaatctctgtggttgtagtttgaatctctgtggttgaagtttgaatctctgtggttgtagtttgaatctctgtggtggtagtttgaatctctgtggttgaagtttgaatctctgtggttgaagtttgaatctctgtggttgtagtttgaatctctgtggttgaagtttgaatctctgtggttgtagtttgaatctctgtggtggtagtttgaatctctgtggtggtagtttgaatctctgtggttgtagtttgaatctctgtggttgaagtttgaatctctgtggttgtagtttgaatctctgtggttgaagtttgaatctctgtggttgtagtttgaatctctgtggttgaagtttgaatctctgtggtggtagtttgaatctctgtggttgtagtttgaatctctgtggttgaagtttgaatctctgtggtggtagtttgaatctctgtggttgaagtttgaatctctgtggttgaagtttgaatctctgtggtggtagtttgaatctctgtggtggtagtttgaatctctgtggttgtagtttgaatctctgtggtggtagtttgaatctctgtggttgtagtttgaatctctgtggttgtagtttgaatctctgtggtggtagtttgaatctctgtggtggtagtttgaatctctgtggtggtagtttgaatctctgtggttgtagtttgaatctctgtggtggtagtttgaatctctgtggttgtagtttgaatctctgtggtggtagtttgaatctctgtggttgtagtttgaatctctgtggtggtagtttgaatctctgtggtcGTAGTCTTCCATGTGTTCTGAGGTGCAGCAGGTCAACTTGTTCATTAGACTCAGACAGAACTTGGAGTTTTCATGCGTCTGTTTGCTCTGATTCTCAGCTTTAAGGGGATGAGAAGCAGAAACGTTCAATATGTGAACGGACGTTTAGTTTCTGATCTTAATGTGCCGGCggccacacagagacaaatcGTCCAACTGCTTTCTGCTCATGAGTCAGATATTGCTGCCTGTGTGTCGGGGATGTGGATGTGGGCGGAGTCTGTACCTCGTCCGCCAGGAGGGAAAGCTCGCTGTCATCGTGGGCGTCGTAGTCATACAGCACCTTGGCCTTTCTGGTGCCGGTGACTGCGAGCTGGGTCTGCGTGAGCGCTCCCGCCGTCTGGCTGGACAGAGACGAGACCGCGGCCCCGGGAGACGAGGGCCCAGACAGGAAGGCAGAGGAGACGGGCtgcggggcggcggcggcggaggagtgGGGGGGCGCCACGGCGTTAGAACATCTGTGTGGAGTTATGACAAGGGACTGATAATGGGCAGTCGATTCACAGCAGCCGGTTCAAGTTTATTATTCTGAGAAACGGTGAACACGTGTTCATGTATGATTGATGGTGTTTACAGTAATTAGACTGAAAAAAACCATGTGCGAGCTTGTCGGACATTTCCTCTTTCACAATAATTCGGGCCCAAGcaccgaccagcaggaggctggcgaaggctcgtttcatttgatttcaacttgagaaaaaaatcttaaagctacagtttatgtaatatttagaagaacttattcacagaagtttaatatattgtccataactctgtgttcatataagagttaaatatagttccatgaggtggaccggcctccgtgtgagtctcatgtttctacgtcgtgttgaatacgttgttgaactaaacgaccagaacacgtcgcgttcacgttgaagtTTCAGACGttgccggaaacaggaaatggaatcagcggtgcgacaccataaagtgtcccctgtcggtcactcAGTTGGTTgtagtttgcaactttaccaccagatgccgccagaaaattacaaatatcacacactggttagaggtcggtccacctcatggaactatattttactcatatatcaacacatagttatggacaatatattctatttctgtgaataagttcttctaaatattacacactgtagctttaagacattttaatgtcattaaatgaatgtaacaaTTTTTATGTCtggtacatttattttgtttcggTCACCTCAAAGTTTGTTCTCATATTTAATATCATATACAAAACAAACTTCAGTGacatttactttgaaaaataagtaaaagatgattattattattattgactaaaaaggaatgaaaataaGTTGAGAGGCGGCAGCATCTGTCAGGGAGCAGGACTAGTGTTGACCTGAAGAAGTATTCACACGCACGAGCTTCAGaaacatctgcatgtgtttacagtgttCTTGGCCTCATTTCCGAGCATCATCTCCGTCGAGAGCAGCTTTGtgcagtttttagttttttcaccCCTCAGTAAATATTTATGTGCACACATTAATCtcttttataaatatatgtataaaaatagAAACTCAAGATACTTCCCCTGCCACCTTTTTCCCTGACGTGTCTTTAGAGTTGCGGAGGCGTTTCCCCCTCCgctctgtgacatcacaggaatGTGACACTCAAACCCCAGACGACCTCTTGTAGCGGCTGCACGACGCCGTTGGGGGGAAATAGTTGctgtgatgaatatttaatgagaAATCACTTGAACTCAAACCGCCCAATGCAACTTGACTCCATTAGGGGCCGGAGCGATTTGACTGGCCGGCTTCCGTGTGGTTCTACTTCCTGCTGACTAAGCAGCGAAGTctctgttcatggtgaatcTGAATTTTATTGCTCGATTACACTCACGTAGAAAAGCAGAGACACTGTGACGTGTGCAGGGAAGTGATTGTGGAGGACGATGTGGATGACGGAGGTCAATACGTTTCTGACGTTATTCTGAGGTTTCATGACATATTCAAAACTCACAGGTCGTTTCTGTTTAATACTTTAGACTCTTGTTGAAAACTCGTGGCTCATGTTGTCGATCGAGGGCTTCAGGGGAGATTATAAAGGCTGGAACACTCGAGCTGTGACACACGTTCACTTCTACTGTTAGTCTGCTTTCACTTTGAGATTTTGGTTGaaaatggattatgaaaatTTGATTTCTGGATCAGACGCAGTGCCTCCTCACCGGTGCAGCTCCCTCTGCAGGTCCTGTGTGTAGTGGTGACACTGAGCGTAGAACGTGGCCTGAGCCTCGGAGAAGTCCTGTAGACATCGCAGGTGGTTGagctgcggagagagagagaggaaggttCACACGCATCTCAACATGGACGCTGCTGCTGTCCGTCCACGTCTCCACATCCTCCAGATGAGACGTTAACAACGTGTCACACATCGCGTTTTCAGGAGAGAATTATCTCCTTCagatgtttctcttcttttccttttccacaaACGCCACTTCTCATGTTTGTTCTCAAACAATAAATAAGCAGaagagaagatttttttcttttcagtttacTCTTATAATAATCGATCACACTCAAGTCACTTTTGTCTTCATCTGTGGTCTTAAAATCTTctattattatgataattagTATGAATAACCTGAGCCTCAGAGACCTGAACCTGAATCTCTCTGATATTGTCACACGACCCGACTCACGTGCGTGCTGCCGATTCCCTCCAGCAGCAGTCGAGTGACCTCGGCTTGTCGGTCGAACTCGGTCTGAGCGACGCGGAGCTCGAG from Scophthalmus maximus strain ysfricsl-2021 chromosome 20, ASM2237912v1, whole genome shotgun sequence encodes:
- the LOC118285562 gene encoding endophilin-B2-like isoform X7 yields the protein MVDAAAEFGPETPYGCTLVTVGEYQRKLGGAEREFLQTSAASFLTPLRNFLEGDWRTISKERRLLENRRLDLDICKARVKKAKQAEAKAAAAPDFQETRPRNYVLSASASALQSGGWESWDVASPDPGASEQRKLLSEEVDKAELELRVAQTEFDRQAEVTRLLLEGIGSTHLNHLRCLQDFSEAQATFYAQCHHYTQDLQRELHRCSNAVAPPHSSAAAAPQPVSSAFLSGPSSPGAAVSSLSSQTAGALTQTQLAVTGTRKAKVLYDYDAHDDSELSLLADELISVYTVPGMDPDWLIGERGNEKGKVPVTYLELLS